The following DNA comes from Meiothermus sp..
CGGCAGGGCGATCCCGTCGATCCTGGGTCGCTCGCGCAGCAGCTTCTGGAGGGCGGCCAGCGGGACGTGCCCCTCCACCGTGTAGCCCGCGACGCGCATGGTGTGGCAGCTCTGGGCCTCGGGCGGGATCCCGTAGCGGCGCTTGAGGGGGCTGAGGTCGTCCTGCAGCACCACCTTCACCAGGGCGCCCTGCGCCTGGAGGAACTTCACGTACTCCCCGCAGCAGCCGCAGGTGGGCGACTTGTAGAGGGTGGCCTCGAGGCCCTTCAGGGCACTCCCCTGCTGCGCCAGGGCTCCGCCGGCCAGGCCCAGGGCGAGGCCGCCGAGCATCTTCAGCGCTCGTCTTCGGTCGGGTTGATGGGTCATAAGCTTCCTCTCCGACAGAGGCTAATGCCTTGGTGTTAAGCCTTTGTAAACCCGGTAGTTTCAGCCGGCACTCAAGGCAACTTCAGGCGGGGGGGCTAAAGTTGAACCTCCTTCGACCCGCCGGCTCGAGCTTTAACTCTGCCTCTCGTCGTCCGGAATTGCCAGCCGGATCAGGGCCGAAAGGCCGAATTTCAGGAGGTCCAGCCATGCAGCACAGCAGCCAGCACCACACCCACGGCACCACCGGCATGAGCCCCGCCATGCAGGCTTGCATCGAGGCCTGCGGGGAGTGCCACGACGTATGCCTCACCACCGTTCAACACTGCCTGCAGCACGGCGGCCAGCACGTCGAGCCCGCCCACATGACCATTATGATGGACTGTGTACAGATTTGCGAGACGGCCAAGGACTTCATGCTGCGGGGCTCGCGGCTCCACGCCCAGGTCTGCCGGGCCTGTGCCGAGGTCTGCGAGGCGTGCGCCCAGAGCTGCGAGGCCATCGATGACCCCGACGGCGCGATGAGGGCCTGTGCCGACGCCTGCCGCCGCTGCGCCCAGGAGTGCCGCCGCATGGCCCAGGCCGCCTGATGCCCGCCCCCTCGAGCCCCCGGCCACGGCCGGGGGTTGCCCTTTGCACAGGCTTAACACTCCACGCGCAGGCTAAAGCAGGAGGCGTTATGAACCGACGCGAACTGTTGAAGTACGGAGCCCTGGGCCTGGCGGGCAGCTACGCGCTCTCGAGGCTTACCGCCCTCGCCCAGGCGTCCTTTCCCCAGCCCCGCACGCTCGAGGTGCGCCGGGCGGGCGGCGTGGTAGAGGCGCAGATTGCTGCTCGACAAAGCAATCTCACCATGGGCGGCAAACCCGTCCAACTGCTGACCTACGGTGGCTTCCCCGGCCCTACCCTGCGCCTGCGCGAGGGCGAGACGGTGCGGCTCAACTTCACCAACAACCTCCCCGAGGCCACCAACCTGCACCTGCACGGCTTGCACGTGCCCCCGAGCGTGGACGACCCGCTGGCCCTGGTCCAGCCCGGCGAGAGCCGCCTGTACGAGTTCACCGTCCCTAAGGGCTCAGCGGGGACTTACTGGTACCACCCCCACGTCCACGGCCGGGTGGCCCCACAGCTCTACGCGGGGCTGGCGGGCCTGCTGGTGGTGGAAGGGCCGCTCGATGCCCTGCCCGAGTTGAAGGGGGCCGAGGAACACCTCCTGGTGCTCAAAGACTGGCTGTTCTCCGGCAACCGGATCCCGGCCTGGACCCACATGGACTGGATGAACGGCCGGGAGGGCAACCTGCTCACCGTCAACGCCGCCGTGCGCCCGACCCTGCGTGCTCAGAAGGCCACCCTGCGCCTGCGGCTCTTGAACGCCAGCAACGCCCGCTACTACCGGCTGGCGCTGGAAAACCATCCCCTCTACCTCATCGCCACCGACGGCGGCTTCCTCGAGAAGCCTGTCGAGCTCCCCGAACTCCTGCTGGCCCCCGGCGAACGGGCCGAGGTGCTCGTGCGCCTGATCCGGCCCGGCAGCTATCGGCTGCAGGCCCTCCCCTACAACCGTGGCGCGATGATGATGCACGGCGGCATGAACGGCATGATGGGCGACCAGGGCATGGGCCAGGGGATGGGCCAAGGGATGGGGATGATGGACCACGGCGGCATGGGGGGCATGGGCGACACGGGGATGATGGGCTCCATGATGGGCATGGGGGCCACCCGCCTCGAGACCCTGCTCACCGTGGTGGCCCCGGCCAGCCCCAAGCCCCTGCCGCTGCCGGCCTCGCTGGCCCCCGTCGAACGCCTCGAGCCCGCCAGGGCTACCGCTACCCGCCGCTTCGAGCTAGGCGAGCGAATGATGCAAGCTGAATTCTTTATCAACGGCCAAATGTTCGACCCGGCCCGGGTAGATGTGCGGGCCCAATTGGGAAGCCTCGAGGTCTGGGAGCTGGTTAACAAAACCGACATGGATCACCCCTTCCACCTGCACACCTATCCCTTCCAGGTGCTCTCGCGGGGCGGCAAGCCGGCGCCCTACCGGGCCTGGAAGGACACCGTGAACCTGCGCAAGAACGAGACCGTACGGATCGCGGTGCCCCTGCGCGACTTCAGCGGGGTCACCGTCTACCACTGCCACCTCGTCGAGCACGAGGACCGGGGGATGATGGGGATCTTGCAGGTGAAGGGATGAGGAGGTAAATGTGTCGAACTACGCGATGAAAACCATTTTGTCGGGTGACTTGATCGAGGTCAGGACCCGAGCTGTGGAAGCGCTGAAAGCCCAGGGCTTTGGCATTCTGAGTGAGATTGACGTACAAAAGACCCTGAAGGAGAAGCTGGGCCTGGAGTACGAGCCGTACCTGATCCTGGGAGCCTGCAACCCCAACCTGGCCCGGCAGGCCCTAGATACAGACCGTGACATCGGGCTGTTGCTGCCCTGCAACGTGGTGCTACGCCAGCTCGAGGGGGAGGTTGAGGTCAGCATCCTCGACCCCGAGGCAATGTTTAGCTTAACTGAAGAAGCCACCCGGCGACAGCTCGAGCCCTTGGCCCAAGAGGCCCGTGTCCGTTTGAGCCGTGCT
Coding sequences within:
- a CDS encoding DUF302 domain-containing protein, whose product is MSNYAMKTILSGDLIEVRTRAVEALKAQGFGILSEIDVQKTLKEKLGLEYEPYLILGACNPNLARQALDTDRDIGLLLPCNVVLRQLEGEVEVSILDPEAMFSLTEEATRRQLEPLAQEARVRLSRALQTLEEAP
- a CDS encoding DUF411 domain-containing protein; this encodes MLGGLALGLAGGALAQQGSALKGLEATLYKSPTCGCCGEYVKFLQAQGALVKVVLQDDLSPLKRRYGIPPEAQSCHTMRVAGYTVEGHVPLAALQKLLRERPRIDGIALPGMPSGTPGMPGPKTQPYRVLALVKGRLEPFVTL
- a CDS encoding four-helix bundle copper-binding protein; amino-acid sequence: MQHSSQHHTHGTTGMSPAMQACIEACGECHDVCLTTVQHCLQHGGQHVEPAHMTIMMDCVQICETAKDFMLRGSRLHAQVCRACAEVCEACAQSCEAIDDPDGAMRACADACRRCAQECRRMAQAA
- a CDS encoding multicopper oxidase family protein — its product is MNRRELLKYGALGLAGSYALSRLTALAQASFPQPRTLEVRRAGGVVEAQIAARQSNLTMGGKPVQLLTYGGFPGPTLRLREGETVRLNFTNNLPEATNLHLHGLHVPPSVDDPLALVQPGESRLYEFTVPKGSAGTYWYHPHVHGRVAPQLYAGLAGLLVVEGPLDALPELKGAEEHLLVLKDWLFSGNRIPAWTHMDWMNGREGNLLTVNAAVRPTLRAQKATLRLRLLNASNARYYRLALENHPLYLIATDGGFLEKPVELPELLLAPGERAEVLVRLIRPGSYRLQALPYNRGAMMMHGGMNGMMGDQGMGQGMGQGMGMMDHGGMGGMGDTGMMGSMMGMGATRLETLLTVVAPASPKPLPLPASLAPVERLEPARATATRRFELGERMMQAEFFINGQMFDPARVDVRAQLGSLEVWELVNKTDMDHPFHLHTYPFQVLSRGGKPAPYRAWKDTVNLRKNETVRIAVPLRDFSGVTVYHCHLVEHEDRGMMGILQVKG